One window from the genome of Sesamum indicum cultivar Zhongzhi No. 13 linkage group LG15, S_indicum_v1.0, whole genome shotgun sequence encodes:
- the LOC105178306 gene encoding uncharacterized protein LOC105178306, which produces MAKCFSFTASRDWCYKCSFSTAGLKSTTTDLGDGTVIHCWGPKTHKPSKPTLLLIHGIGANAMWQWNDFVSPLSSKFNVYVPDLLFFGESYTTRPERSENFQAECVMRAMEAMGVRRMRVVGLSYGGFVAYSMAAQFPDAVERVVIGCAGVCMEEKDMEEGLFKVKTVDEAIEILLAQTPEKLRELMRLSFYKPVTSVPSCFLSDFIDVMCSENFQERKELIYALHKDRKLSDLPKITQPTLIIWGEHDQVFPLELANRLLRHLENNAQLVVLKKAGHAINMEKTKEVYSYLKSFLMVPVPKLGTNGSGCKVD; this is translated from the exons CCTGAAGTCCACCACCACAGACCTCGGTGACGGCACCGTAATCCACTGCTGGGGCCCAAAAACCCACAAGCCCAGCAAGCCCACTTTGCTCCTCATCCATGGAATCGGAGCCAACGCAATGTGGCAGTGGAACGACTTTGTTTCTCCCCTTTCGTCCAAGTTCAATGTCTATGTACCGGACTTGCTGTTTTTTGGCGAATCATACACCACCAGGCCTGAAAGGAGTGAAAATTTCCAGGCCGAGTGCGTGATGAGGGCGATGGAGGCGATGGGCGTGCGGCGGATGCGCGTGGTGGGGCTCAGCTACGGAGGTTTCGTGGCCTATAGCATGGCGGCCCAGTTCCCCGACGCGGTGGAGAGGGTGGTGATTGGATGTGCCGGAGTTTGCATGGAGGAGAAAGATATGGAGGAAGGGTTGTTTAAAGTGAAGACTGTTGATGAGGCTATTGAGATTTTGCTGGCGCAAACGCCGGAGAAGTTGAGGGAGTTGATGAGGCTTTCGTTCTATAAACCGGTTACGAGTGTGCCTTCTTGCTTTTTGTCTGATTTTATTGAT GTAATGTGTTCAGAGAactttcaagaaagaaaagagttaATTTACGCATTGCACAAGGACAGAAAGCTCTCGGATCTGCCTAAAATTACTCAG CCCACATTAATAATTTGGGGAGAACATGACCAGGTTTTTCCATTGGAATTGGCTAATAGGTTGTTAAG ACATTTGGAAAACAATGCACAGCTTGTAGTGTTAAAGAAAGCAGGGCATGCAATTAACATGGAGAAGACTAAGGAAGTATATAGTTACTTGAAGTCATTCCTTATGGTGCCCGTTCCTAAGCTTGGGACTAATGGGAGCGGCTGCAAGGTTGATTAA
- the LOC105178425 gene encoding 7-deoxyloganetin glucosyltransferase-like (The sequence of the model RefSeq protein was modified relative to this genomic sequence to represent the inferred CDS: added 27 bases not found in genome assembly), which yields MMSGTCAAKPHAVLVPFPAQGHLIPMMQLARLLHDRGFFVTFVNTEFNQKRLVRSRGLEWVQGFDDFQFETITEGLPPSDRDATQDPVALCDSIRKNCLPVFRDLLAKLVSTVELPRISCIVSDGVMSFAIDAGEELGIPVVQFWTASACGFMGYLQFHELIKRGIVPLKDENFVKDGSLDKEIDWIPGMRNVRLKDMPSFVRTTDIDDIMLNYLGDEAQNCLRASAIIINTFSDLEREVLNVIAPLSPPIYVVGPLTLLSKSISKGQASQFRPSLWREDRSCLEWLDKQEENSVIAWGLAQSKHPFLWIVRPDIAMGESAVLPQEFFEETKDRCLLTSWCPQEEVLSHPSVAFFLSHCGWNSTLESLSAGVPILCWPFFAEQQTNCRYICKEWEMGVEVDHEVKRDEIAMLVRDVMEGEKGKKMKAKALEWKEKAKEATRIGGSSYHDFDRFVQETLKDYALRPHLL from the exons ATGATGAGTGGGACTTGTGCTGCAAAGCCTCATGCAGTTCTTGTGCCGTTTCCGGCACAAGGGCACTTGATCCCAATGATGCAACTGGCCAGACTTCTGCATGACAGGGGATTctttgttacatttgtcaacACTGAGTTCAACCAGAAACGGCTAGTCCGGTCGAGAGGACTAGAATGGGTGCAGGGGTTCGACGATTTCCAGTTTGAGACCATAACGGAAGGGCTGCCACCGTCTGACCGTGATGCAACACAAGATCCGGTCGCCCTGTGCGACTCGATCAGGAAGAACTGTTTGCCTGTGTTCCGGGACTTGTTGGCTAAGCTCGTTTCGACCGTGGAGTTGCCAAGGATTTCATGCATTGTTTCTGATGGAGTCATGAGCTTTGCTATTGATGCTG AGTTTTGGACAGCCTCGGCTTGTGGGTTCATGGGATATCTTCAGTTTCATGAACTCATAAAGAGAGGCATCGTTCCACTCAAAG ATGAAAATTTCGTGAAAGATGGGTCGTTAGACAAGGAAATAGACTGGATTCCTGGCATGAGAAACGTGCGTCTGAAGGACATGCCGAGCTTTGTCAGAACAACGGACATTGACGACATTATGCTTAATTACTTGGGAGATGAAGCGCAGAACTGCCTGAGGGCTTCGGCTATAATCATCAACACTTTTAGTGATCTCGAACGAGAAGTTCTAAACGTAATCGCACCATTATCTCCACCAATATATGTTGTAGGCCCTCTCACTTTGCTCTCAAAGAGCATATCCAAAGGCCAAGCCAGCCAATTCAGGCCTAGCCTTTGGAGAGAAGACAGATCATGCCTGGAATGGCTGGACAAACAGGAAGAAAACTCCGTAATTGCATGGGGGCTCGCACAAAGCAAGCATCCATTTCTGTGGATCGTTCGACCGGATATTGCAATGGGGGAGTCAGCAGTGCTGCCTCAAGAGTTCTTTGAAGAGACTAAAGATCGGTGTTTGCTTACGAGCTGGTGCCCACAAGAAGAAGTGCTGTCTCACCCATCGGTGGCCTTTTTCTTGAGCCATTGTGGATGGAATTCGACGTTGGAGAGTTTGAGTGCAGGGGTGCCCATACTGTGCTGGCCTTTCTTTGCAGAGCAGCAAACAAACTGCCGATACATCTGCAAGGAGTGGGAGATGGGAGTGGAGGTGGATCATGAGGTGAAGAGAGATGAGATTGCAATGCTTGTGAGGGATGTGATGGAAGGGGAGAAAGGGAAGAAAATGAAGGCTAAGGCCTTGGAGTGGAAGGAGAAAGCAAAGGAAGCAACAAGAATTGGAGGTTCATCATATCATGACTTTGATAGATTTGTACAAGAGACTTTAAAGGATTATGCATTAAGGCCCCATTTACTTTGA